The proteins below come from a single Tachypleus tridentatus isolate NWPU-2018 chromosome 13, ASM421037v1, whole genome shotgun sequence genomic window:
- the LOC143238703 gene encoding uncharacterized protein LOC143238703 isoform X1: MLIFSEYEINKYYDFYRDYKYPITISGSSTTWTPLRNIRSGKKFWRVLARVYIQTKKRIVYTSIPKYETQNVLSNLGGQLSLWLGISLTFTFKRTVQLMKDIFVKFWKGKRSLKVSPDPSSGGSKNVFVVQQTDVVLLTNTQLGLADIYHI, translated from the exons ATGTTAATTTTCTCAGAGTACGAGATTAATAAATACTATGATTTTTACAGAGATTACAAATATCCTATAACCATATCTGGAAGTTCAACCACATGGACACCACTG AGAAACATTCGTTCAGG AAAAAAGTTTTGGAGAGTATTAGCAAGAGTATATATTCAAACTAAGAAAAGAATTGTCTACACCAGTATCCCTAAATACGAG ACCCAGAACGTGTTGAGCAATCTCGGAGGTCAACTTAGTCTGTGGCTGGGCATTTCCCTCACTTTTACCTTCAAAAGAACCGTGCAGCTTATGAAAGATATCTTTGTTAAGTTCTGGAAAGGAAAACGTTCATTGAAGGTCTCTCCAGATCCGTCATCAGGAGGTTCCAAGAACGTCTTCGTTGTCCAACAGACTGACGTTGTTCTCTTAACTAATACGCAATTAGGCCTAGCAGATATATATCATATTTAG
- the LOC143238703 gene encoding uncharacterized protein LOC143238703 isoform X2, with protein sequence MLIFSEYEINKYYDFYRDYKYPITISGSSTTWTPLRNIRSGKKFWRVLARVYIQTKKRIVYTSIPKYEDMWR encoded by the exons ATGTTAATTTTCTCAGAGTACGAGATTAATAAATACTATGATTTTTACAGAGATTACAAATATCCTATAACCATATCTGGAAGTTCAACCACATGGACACCACTG AGAAACATTCGTTCAGG AAAAAAGTTTTGGAGAGTATTAGCAAGAGTATATATTCAAACTAAGAAAAGAATTGTCTACACCAGTATCCCTAAATACGAG GACATGTGGAGATGA